Proteins encoded by one window of Nitrospiraceae bacterium:
- the rpsI gene encoding 30S ribosomal protein S9, which translates to MAEIKYNTTGRRKSSIARVDMYHGKGQITVNDKPLASYFPRETLQMMIRQPLELTGMVGKYDVVAKVVGGGLTGQAGALRHGIARALISIDSDFRLKLKKEGFLTRDPREKERKKYGQKGARKRFQFSKR; encoded by the coding sequence ATGGCAGAAATAAAATATAACACCACAGGCAGAAGGAAATCATCGATTGCAAGAGTAGACATGTATCATGGCAAAGGCCAGATTACTGTAAATGACAAGCCTTTGGCTTCATACTTCCCGCGTGAAACACTGCAGATGATGATAAGGCAGCCGCTTGAACTTACAGGTATGGTTGGCAAATATGATGTTGTTGCAAAAGTTGTAGGCGGTGGTCTTACCGGACAGGCTGGTGCTTTAAGGCATGGAATAGCTCGTGCACTTATATCTATAGACAGCGACTTCAGGCTGAAGCTTAAAAAAGAAGGATTTCTTACAAGAGACCCTAGAGAGAAAGAAAGAAAGAAGTACGGCCAGAAGGGCGCAAGAAAGAGATTCCAGTTCTCAAAGAGATAA
- the rplM gene encoding 50S ribosomal protein L13: MKTKFAKKTDNEKKWYIVDAKELILGRLAVKVANYLRGKNKAVFTPNVDTGDFVVVVNAAKIKVTGNKLEDKIYYHHSGYPGGIKAVPLKKRLDTKPEQVIIDAVWGMLPKNRLGRMIIKKLKVYKGSEHPHKAQKPETLQ, encoded by the coding sequence ATGAAAACAAAATTTGCTAAGAAAACAGATAATGAGAAAAAATGGTATATTGTGGATGCAAAGGAGTTAATCCTTGGCAGACTTGCAGTGAAAGTTGCCAATTACCTAAGAGGCAAGAACAAGGCTGTGTTCACTCCTAATGTGGATACGGGAGATTTTGTAGTTGTAGTTAATGCGGCAAAAATTAAAGTGACAGGCAACAAACTTGAAGACAAGATTTACTATCATCACAGCGGATATCCAGGAGGCATTAAGGCAGTGCCTCTAAAAAAGAGACTTGACACAAAACCTGAGCAGGTAATTATTGACGCTGTATGGGGAATGCTTCCAAAAAACAGGCTTGGCAGGATGATTATAAAGAAATTGAAGGTTTATAAGGGAAGCGAGCATCCACATAAGGCTCAGAAACCAGAGACTTTACAATAA
- a CDS encoding tetratricopeptide repeat protein — translation MSDKASIIKEAQKYLARGQVDKAIIEWEKLSKEFPDGNTFNTIGDLYLKKNDKSHAVESFHKAARYFRNEGFSLKALALYKKILNLNPANTDALFALGELSEEKGISTDAIKYYLTCADILSKEGKKSAILKTYDKILNLSPSNIPLRTKVAELFLKEGLSVEAAKEYLSIARLHEDKEDFSNTEKYFKKTLEINPGNKEAMSGLSALAEKTGDSKKSADYLKDALEISPDDLELNLKYSEQMIAQGKQSSAISYLNKVLQAEPTNIKARKLMGELYLKEGDKQKAWGEYSRIIDEIIFSEKTEEAIEILNNFKDTEPVESRKKLIPLYKQKGSFDNAVKELAALGEIFLLSESSQPKDALKCYQEALQIQPDNAEIQEKIADIESELGEKPSAKTAAEKPIEESLAEADIFVRYGLYEEAKTLLEKLKILHPDNIEVHTKLKSLYIDTNDKELAVTECLILAEIHTRSGDTNLRDVIFKEAYDINPEDPRLVEHAPRHETDTFSKESFAGKGTTREMHQTLEDYSEEMAEAEFYSRQGLYDEARGICYRLQKIFPDNKIIKQKLASLDTAAMEAKEEETIKEPKKTIEAEKTESTFSEMSMEDIGINSIFESHEASEPKLENDVKDIFDEFKKGLEKELGAGDAETHYNLGIAYKEMGLTEDAIREFQMAKNDPKISVSATNMLGLCYMTKGLFDMAVEAFSSVIKNITTRDEGYWGVKYDLAESHEKNGNIKEASELYKDIYGWNSKFRNVSEKINSLQTAYTTNTSTKPIVEEKLKLREEKIKIKEEKEKLKEEKQKKKKERVSYL, via the coding sequence ATGTCTGATAAAGCGTCGATAATAAAAGAAGCACAGAAATATCTTGCCCGCGGGCAGGTTGATAAGGCCATCATTGAATGGGAAAAACTAAGCAAAGAATTCCCTGATGGAAATACATTCAATACTATTGGAGATCTGTATCTTAAAAAAAATGACAAGTCTCACGCAGTAGAATCATTTCATAAAGCAGCCCGCTATTTCAGGAATGAAGGTTTTTCCTTAAAGGCCTTAGCTCTTTACAAAAAGATTTTAAATTTAAACCCAGCAAATACCGATGCACTTTTTGCGCTCGGCGAACTTAGTGAAGAAAAGGGAATATCAACTGATGCAATAAAATACTACCTGACATGCGCCGATATACTTTCTAAGGAAGGCAAGAAAAGTGCAATTCTAAAAACTTACGATAAAATACTTAACCTGTCTCCTTCAAATATTCCGCTAAGAACCAAAGTTGCTGAACTATTCTTAAAAGAGGGGCTTAGTGTAGAAGCAGCAAAAGAATATCTCAGCATCGCAAGACTTCACGAAGACAAAGAAGATTTCAGCAATACTGAAAAATACTTCAAAAAAACACTCGAAATAAATCCCGGCAACAAAGAGGCAATGTCCGGACTTAGCGCTCTGGCTGAGAAAACAGGCGATTCAAAAAAATCGGCAGATTATTTAAAAGATGCGCTTGAAATCTCTCCTGATGACCTTGAACTTAACCTTAAATATTCTGAACAGATGATTGCTCAGGGGAAACAATCATCTGCAATCTCATACCTTAATAAAGTGCTTCAGGCAGAACCAACAAATATTAAGGCCAGAAAACTAATGGGTGAACTTTACCTTAAAGAAGGCGACAAACAAAAAGCATGGGGAGAATACAGCAGAATAATTGATGAAATAATATTCAGCGAAAAAACTGAGGAAGCAATCGAGATACTGAATAATTTCAAAGACACAGAACCTGTTGAGTCAAGAAAAAAACTGATTCCTTTATACAAACAAAAAGGAAGTTTTGATAATGCAGTAAAAGAACTCGCAGCATTAGGAGAAATATTTCTGCTTTCAGAAAGCAGCCAGCCAAAAGATGCATTGAAATGCTATCAAGAGGCGCTTCAGATACAACCAGATAATGCTGAGATACAAGAAAAAATAGCAGACATTGAAAGCGAACTGGGGGAAAAACCCTCAGCTAAAACAGCAGCTGAAAAACCCATTGAAGAATCGCTCGCAGAGGCTGATATATTTGTAAGATATGGATTATACGAAGAAGCAAAAACTTTGCTTGAAAAATTAAAAATTTTGCATCCTGATAATATCGAAGTGCATACTAAGCTCAAATCTTTATACATCGATACAAATGACAAAGAACTTGCTGTAACTGAATGTCTGATACTTGCTGAAATCCATACGAGAAGCGGCGATACAAACTTAAGAGATGTAATATTCAAGGAAGCATATGATATAAATCCCGAAGATCCAAGACTCGTTGAGCATGCACCCAGACATGAGACTGATACATTCTCTAAAGAAAGTTTCGCAGGGAAGGGAACAACAAGGGAAATGCACCAGACATTGGAAGACTACAGCGAGGAGATGGCAGAGGCGGAATTCTATTCCAGACAGGGCCTTTATGATGAAGCGCGAGGCATATGTTATCGTCTGCAGAAAATATTCCCTGACAATAAAATAATAAAGCAAAAACTCGCGTCTCTTGACACTGCTGCAATGGAAGCTAAAGAAGAAGAAACAATCAAAGAACCAAAAAAGACGATTGAAGCCGAAAAGACTGAATCCACATTTTCTGAGATGTCCATGGAAGATATCGGCATAAACAGCATTTTTGAATCACATGAAGCATCTGAGCCAAAACTTGAGAATGATGTAAAAGATATATTTGATGAATTTAAAAAAGGCCTGGAAAAAGAATTAGGTGCAGGAGATGCAGAGACTCATTACAACCTTGGCATTGCATATAAAGAGATGGGACTTACTGAAGATGCGATAAGGGAATTTCAAATGGCTAAAAACGATCCCAAGATATCTGTATCTGCGACAAATATGCTGGGTCTCTGTTATATGACAAAGGGACTGTTTGATATGGCTGTCGAGGCATTCAGCAGTGTGATTAAAAATATAACGACAAGAGATGAGGGCTATTGGGGCGTAAAATACGATCTTGCAGAATCACATGAAAAGAATGGTAATATAAAAGAAGCGTCTGAACTATATAAAGATATCTACGGCTGGAATTCAAAGTTCAGAAATGTTTCTGAAAAGATAAATTCATTACAGACAGCGTATACAACGAATACCTCGACAAAACCAATTGTCGAGGAAAAATTAAAACTTAGAGAAGAAAAAATAAAGATAAAAGAAGAAAAAGAAAAATTGAAAGAAGAAAAACAAAAGAAAAAAAAGGAGAGAGTTTCTTATCTGTAA
- a CDS encoding AAA family ATPase codes for MDYLQHYNLKEHPFSNIVDNRFYYKGSQHSEALVKLKYAITSKKGLAVVIGDIGTGKTTLARRLLDELDEQTYEAVLLVVVHSAVSADWLLKKLAIQLGVDDAKEDKIEILSRIYKRLIEIGEDSKTVVIIMDEVQMLNSKEIMEEFRGLLNMEMPQGKMVNFIFFGLPELDNVLALDEPLRQRVAVRIKLESLSEEGTREYILHRLQVAGSLRNPFTSGALKLIYQYSKGVPRIINAICDNALLDGYLFKTVSIDEKIINAVAVDLGIVNK; via the coding sequence ATGGACTATTTACAACACTATAATTTAAAAGAACATCCGTTTTCGAACATAGTCGATAACAGATTCTACTATAAAGGTTCCCAGCATTCCGAGGCGCTCGTAAAACTTAAGTATGCGATAACATCGAAGAAAGGCCTTGCAGTTGTAATCGGAGATATAGGCACCGGCAAAACTACTCTTGCAAGAAGACTGCTCGACGAATTGGATGAGCAGACATATGAAGCAGTTCTTCTTGTTGTAGTGCATTCAGCAGTAAGCGCTGATTGGCTCCTTAAAAAACTTGCGATCCAGCTTGGCGTAGATGATGCAAAGGAAGACAAGATCGAGATCCTGAGCAGGATTTACAAAAGACTTATCGAGATTGGAGAAGACAGCAAAACAGTCGTAATAATAATGGACGAAGTTCAGATGCTGAACTCAAAAGAGATTATGGAAGAGTTCAGAGGACTCCTGAACATGGAAATGCCGCAAGGGAAGATGGTTAATTTTATTTTTTTTGGGCTACCTGAACTGGACAATGTTCTGGCGCTTGATGAACCGTTAAGACAGCGTGTAGCTGTAAGGATAAAACTTGAGTCTCTGTCTGAAGAAGGCACAAGAGAATACATCCTGCACAGGCTTCAAGTAGCAGGCAGTTTAAGAAATCCATTTACTTCTGGAGCGCTTAAATTGATATATCAATATTCAAAAGGCGTTCCAAGAATTATAAATGCAATCTGTGACAATGCACTGCTTGACGGCTATCTTTTTAAAACAGTTTCAATCGATGAAAAAATTATAAATGCTGTTGCAGTTGATCTTGGTATTGTCAATAAATAA
- the radA gene encoding DNA repair protein RadA gives MAKAKTFYQCQACGYASPKWLGKCPDCGEWNTLVEERKEAKQSRRSSPGRPELQPLNSIESIREDRISTGIKELDRVLGGGVISGSVILVGGDPGIGKSTILIQAIAGLSKKCGTVLYVSGEESPEQIKLRAERLSIDSDKIMVFPETSLESVIDSSSKLNPGVIVVDSIQTMYTEEILSAPGSVSQVRECAARLMLFAKRSDIPIFIVGHVTKEGAIAGPRVLEHIVDTVLYFEGDRGHPYRIIRTVKNRFGSTNEIGVFEMTDNGLSQIENPSELFLSERPINVSGSTVVASIEGTRPVMVEVQALVSQTTFGMPRRTSIGVDYNRVNLLTAVLEKRAGCHLGGMDIFINVVGGLKIIEPAIDLGIIATIASSLKERPIDPKTFVFGEVGLSGEIRAVAHGELRIREGSKIGFKKAIMSKMNSERIKDSFGIEIIGVKNVEEALEALV, from the coding sequence ATGGCTAAAGCGAAAACCTTTTATCAGTGCCAAGCGTGTGGATATGCAAGTCCGAAATGGCTTGGCAAATGTCCTGATTGCGGTGAATGGAATACCCTTGTTGAAGAGAGAAAAGAAGCCAAACAATCAAGGAGATCTTCTCCGGGCAGACCAGAGCTCCAGCCGCTTAATTCAATAGAAAGCATAAGAGAAGACAGGATATCAACAGGCATCAAGGAACTAGACAGGGTTCTGGGCGGAGGTGTTATATCAGGCTCTGTGATTCTTGTAGGCGGTGATCCCGGAATCGGCAAATCAACAATACTCATTCAAGCAATAGCAGGCTTGTCTAAAAAATGCGGCACAGTCCTCTATGTTTCAGGAGAAGAATCTCCAGAACAGATAAAACTAAGAGCAGAAAGATTATCTATCGATTCAGATAAAATAATGGTCTTCCCTGAAACCTCCCTTGAGAGCGTGATAGACTCTTCATCCAAACTGAATCCAGGCGTGATAGTAGTGGATTCTATCCAGACGATGTATACAGAAGAGATTTTATCAGCCCCGGGCTCTGTAAGTCAGGTCAGAGAGTGCGCTGCAAGGCTGATGCTGTTTGCAAAAAGATCTGATATCCCGATCTTTATAGTTGGGCATGTGACAAAAGAAGGCGCTATAGCAGGACCTCGAGTTCTGGAGCATATAGTTGATACAGTGCTTTATTTTGAGGGAGACAGAGGACATCCTTACAGAATTATCCGCACTGTTAAAAACAGATTTGGTTCCACAAATGAGATAGGTGTTTTTGAGATGACAGATAATGGTCTTTCTCAGATAGAAAATCCATCAGAATTATTTTTGTCTGAAAGACCGATCAATGTATCAGGCTCTACAGTTGTTGCAAGCATTGAAGGAACACGGCCGGTTATGGTTGAAGTGCAGGCGCTTGTTTCTCAAACAACCTTTGGGATGCCCAGAAGGACGAGTATAGGCGTTGACTATAACAGGGTAAATCTTCTTACTGCAGTACTGGAGAAAAGAGCAGGCTGCCATCTTGGCGGAATGGATATTTTCATAAATGTTGTAGGCGGACTTAAGATTATCGAGCCTGCAATAGATCTTGGCATAATAGCAACGATCGCGTCTTCTTTAAAAGAACGGCCTATCGATCCTAAAACTTTTGTTTTTGGAGAAGTAGGTCTGTCAGGAGAAATAAGGGCTGTTGCACATGGTGAGCTGAGGATCAGAGAGGGATCAAAGATCGGGTTTAAAAAGGCAATAATGTCCAAGATGAATTCTGAAAGGATCAAGGATTCGTTTGGCATTGAAATAATAGGCGTAAAGAATGTCGAAGAAGCGCTAGAGGCGCTTGTATAG
- the argB gene encoding acetylglutamate kinase — MHGEKTMKDIITKANVLIEALPYIRNFSGKTVVIKYGGAAQVEESLKDAFAQDIALLSFIGIRPVVVHGGGPKISSTMEKMGKKPEFVHGQRVTDKETMDIVEMVLGGLVNKEIVSMINKHGGKAIGLSGKDGKLIKAKKKLMKKVLSEENEEEIIDIGLVGEVASINAEVLQSLKNEGFIPVISPIGVGEKEETLNINADYVSAAVASEIKAEKLILLTDVQGIKDKKGVTISTLSKKEIKKLIEDNTISGGMLPKVQACIKAVENGVKKTHIVDGRIPHCLLLEIFTKEGIGTEIVNG; from the coding sequence ATGCATGGAGAAAAAACGATGAAGGACATAATTACAAAGGCGAATGTTTTGATCGAGGCATTGCCATATATTAGAAATTTTTCAGGAAAGACTGTTGTTATCAAATACGGAGGCGCTGCGCAGGTTGAGGAATCTTTGAAGGACGCCTTTGCACAGGATATAGCACTTCTCAGCTTCATAGGCATCAGGCCTGTTGTTGTTCACGGAGGAGGACCAAAGATAAGTTCAACAATGGAAAAGATGGGAAAGAAACCCGAGTTTGTTCATGGCCAGCGTGTCACTGACAAAGAGACGATGGATATTGTCGAGATGGTGCTTGGCGGGCTTGTGAACAAAGAAATCGTTTCGATGATAAACAAGCACGGCGGAAAGGCAATCGGATTAAGCGGGAAAGACGGGAAGCTCATAAAAGCAAAAAAGAAATTAATGAAAAAAGTCTTGTCCGAAGAAAACGAAGAGGAGATAATAGACATAGGTCTTGTTGGTGAAGTTGCAAGTATAAATGCCGAGGTGCTTCAGAGTCTTAAGAACGAAGGATTTATCCCGGTTATTTCACCAATTGGTGTTGGGGAGAAGGAAGAGACCCTGAATATAAATGCTGATTATGTATCAGCTGCTGTTGCTTCTGAGATAAAGGCTGAAAAACTGATTCTTCTTACTGATGTGCAAGGGATTAAAGATAAGAAGGGCGTTACAATCTCGACTCTTTCAAAAAAAGAAATTAAAAAATTAATCGAGGACAACACTATCTCAGGCGGAATGCTTCCAAAAGTTCAGGCATGTATAAAGGCGGTTGAAAACGGTGTTAAAAAAACGCATATTGTTGACGGCAGGATTCCGCATTGTCTGCTATTAGAGATATTCACAAAAGAAGGCATAGGCACTGAGATTGTAAATGGCTAA
- a CDS encoding FmdE family protein: MKKINEVVKFHGHICPGLVLGYRVSLLALKELGKKSEDEEIVAIVENNSCAVDAVQAMTGCTFGKGNLIFNDYGKQVYTFIKRPSHKAIRISIVWTSPAETEKEKEMWNRYMKGEHTPAVIKAVHARKTKKIDAILKAGDKELFKVKHIKIDLPDEARIYPSISCQRCGEKTMEPRIRIKNSRMVCIPCMEKKR, translated from the coding sequence ATGAAAAAAATAAATGAAGTTGTAAAGTTTCACGGTCATATATGTCCTGGGCTTGTTCTGGGATACAGGGTGTCATTGCTTGCATTAAAAGAACTTGGCAAAAAGTCAGAAGATGAAGAGATTGTCGCAATAGTTGAGAATAATTCATGCGCTGTTGATGCTGTTCAGGCAATGACAGGGTGCACTTTTGGAAAGGGGAATCTTATATTTAATGATTACGGCAAACAGGTATATACATTCATAAAAAGACCTTCTCACAAGGCTATAAGGATTTCTATTGTATGGACCTCGCCTGCTGAAACAGAAAAAGAAAAAGAGATGTGGAATAGATATATGAAGGGCGAACACACACCTGCTGTAATAAAGGCAGTTCATGCGCGAAAGACAAAAAAGATAGATGCGATTTTAAAGGCAGGCGATAAAGAACTTTTCAAGGTAAAGCATATTAAGATTGACTTGCCGGATGAGGCGAGGATTTACCCCAGCATCAGTTGTCAGAGGTGCGGAGAAAAGACCATGGAGCCGAGAATAAGAATTAAGAACAGCAGGATGGTCTGTATACCATGCATGGAGAAAAAACGATGA
- a CDS encoding Slp family lipoprotein: protein MKRYFFLVITLFILLPACRPVISRNVMDMAAFNPSLADLNASSASFKGNLFVFGGKIINTRLTKDGSLIEALYVSVSSKGYIKDYDKQSLRFLALMPKEKGILDPLIFKKDMEITIAAIYRGTKTEKLEELDYQYSYFEITEIYLWQEQQYNFRYDPYPFWLYDPWYYPRYPRH from the coding sequence ATGAAAAGATATTTCTTTCTTGTTATTACTTTATTCATCCTCTTGCCTGCATGCAGGCCTGTGATCAGCAGAAATGTCATGGACATGGCAGCCTTCAATCCTTCACTTGCAGATCTCAATGCATCTTCTGCTTCTTTCAAGGGTAATTTGTTTGTCTTTGGAGGAAAAATAATCAATACCAGGCTTACCAAAGACGGTTCGCTAATAGAGGCTCTTTATGTCTCGGTCAGCTCAAAAGGATATATTAAAGATTATGACAAACAATCCCTCAGATTTTTGGCGCTTATGCCAAAAGAAAAAGGAATTCTCGATCCTCTAATATTCAAAAAAGACATGGAGATAACAATAGCTGCAATTTACAGAGGCACGAAAACAGAAAAACTCGAGGAGCTGGATTATCAATACAGTTATTTTGAGATCACAGAGATATATCTCTGGCAGGAGCAGCAATATAATTTCCGCTATGATCCTTATCCATTCTGGTTATATGATCCATGGTACTATCCACGATACCCTCGTCATTAG
- a CDS encoding septal ring lytic transglycosylase RlpA family protein, whose protein sequence is MRSEMKNAGLRKLSCTFFCVMLLLLSACVVKYKPYQDSTIESFPKTIPKEAPIESKYIVASWYGSDFHGKPTASGEPYNMYAKTCAHKEYAFGTKLKVTNINNGKAVECTVNDRGPFVAGRDLDLSYTCAKEIDIIGTGTGKVRIDYIDRDTRYVKYVKYIPSSGKGGPYTIQIGSFKELSNATRLKAALEFKYTNVYVTSADINDAKYYRVRIGKFNQKEEAQNLAKTLADEGYGVLITHYEEKI, encoded by the coding sequence ATGAGGTCAGAGATGAAAAATGCAGGATTGAGAAAATTGAGCTGTACTTTTTTTTGTGTAATGCTTTTACTGCTTTCAGCATGTGTTGTAAAGTACAAACCTTATCAGGATTCTACGATTGAAAGTTTCCCTAAGACAATTCCCAAAGAGGCTCCCATCGAATCAAAGTATATAGTTGCTTCTTGGTATGGGTCTGATTTTCATGGGAAGCCGACAGCATCAGGAGAACCTTATAATATGTATGCAAAGACATGCGCACATAAAGAATATGCATTTGGCACAAAACTCAAGGTGACTAATATAAATAATGGAAAAGCTGTTGAGTGCACTGTAAATGACAGAGGGCCTTTTGTCGCAGGAAGAGACCTGGACCTTTCATATACATGTGCAAAAGAGATAGATATCATAGGCACCGGAACAGGCAAGGTGAGGATTGATTATATTGACAGGGATACGCGTTATGTAAAATACGTTAAGTATATTCCTTCATCAGGGAAGGGCGGACCGTATACTATACAAATCGGTTCCTTTAAAGAGCTTTCTAATGCAACACGTCTTAAGGCTGCGCTTGAATTTAAATATACTAATGTGTATGTGACTAGCGCTGATATAAATGATGCAAAGTATTACAGAGTCAGAATCGGGAAATTCAATCAGAAAGAAGAAGCTCAGAATCTCGCAAAGACGCTTGCCGATGAGGGATATGGAGTATTGATTACGCACTATGAAGAAAAAATATAA
- the hslU gene encoding ATP-dependent protease ATPase subunit HslU: MENFTPRQIVEELDKYIIGQNKAKKAVAIALRNRWRRQQLSPELKDEVLPKNIIMIGPTGVGKTEIARRLAKLASAPFLKIEASKFTEVGYVGRDVESMIRDLTEISLNMVKSEHIEKVQEKAESMAEEKLLDLLLPSSKINTNRGSAPADEDKEKTKETRERLRQQLRDNRLDNRYVDVEVKEKTMPFGVISNIGMEELEINMKEMLGGLMPERSKRKKMKVPEALNILKQDEANRLIDMDKVTREAIERVQQSGIVFIDEIDKIAGRGQSNGPDVSREGVQRDLLPVVEGTTVNTKHGSVKTEHILFIAAGAFHMSKPSDLIPELQGRFPIRVELDALGKDEFIRILTEPYNALTKQYTALLATEDVNLEFRKDSIEEIAEIAAVVNEKTENIGARRLHTVLEKLLEDISFEAPEKKNSSLNIDKDYVKGKLSDIVKDEDLSRYIL, translated from the coding sequence ATGGAGAATTTCACCCCGAGACAGATAGTGGAAGAACTGGACAAATATATAATAGGGCAGAACAAGGCGAAAAAGGCAGTGGCAATAGCTCTTCGCAACAGATGGAGAAGACAGCAGCTTTCTCCTGAATTAAAAGACGAGGTTTTGCCTAAAAATATTATTATGATCGGACCAACAGGAGTCGGCAAGACAGAGATTGCAAGACGTCTTGCAAAACTTGCCAGCGCGCCGTTTCTTAAAATCGAGGCTTCAAAATTTACAGAGGTAGGTTATGTCGGCAGGGATGTTGAATCAATGATAAGAGATCTGACAGAAATATCTCTGAACATGGTCAAATCAGAGCATATTGAGAAAGTTCAGGAAAAGGCAGAATCCATGGCAGAAGAAAAACTCCTTGACCTCCTGCTGCCTTCTTCAAAAATTAACACTAATCGTGGTTCTGCTCCTGCTGATGAAGATAAAGAAAAAACCAAAGAGACCAGAGAAAGACTGAGGCAGCAGTTAAGAGACAACAGGCTGGATAACAGATATGTTGATGTGGAGGTTAAAGAAAAAACAATGCCTTTTGGTGTTATCTCGAATATAGGTATGGAAGAACTTGAGATAAACATGAAAGAGATGCTTGGCGGTCTTATGCCTGAAAGATCCAAGAGAAAAAAAATGAAAGTTCCTGAGGCATTGAACATACTTAAACAGGACGAGGCAAATAGGCTTATTGATATGGATAAGGTTACGAGAGAGGCAATAGAAAGAGTTCAGCAGTCTGGAATAGTTTTTATAGACGAGATTGATAAGATTGCAGGCAGAGGACAGTCTAATGGACCCGACGTGTCAAGGGAAGGCGTACAGCGCGACCTGCTTCCTGTTGTTGAAGGCACGACAGTAAATACAAAACACGGTTCTGTAAAAACAGAACATATATTATTTATCGCTGCAGGAGCTTTTCATATGTCAAAACCGTCTGATCTGATCCCTGAACTTCAGGGAAGATTTCCGATAAGGGTTGAGCTCGATGCCTTGGGCAAGGATGAATTCATAAGAATTTTGACAGAGCCTTATAATGCGCTTACAAAACAATATACGGCATTGCTTGCAACAGAAGATGTGAATCTGGAATTTAGAAAAGATTCAATAGAGGAGATTGCAGAAATAGCGGCTGTTGTGAATGAGAAGACAGAAAATATAGGAGCAAGAAGACTGCACACAGTGCTTGAAAAACTTCTTGAAGATATTTCATTCGAGGCGCCTGAGAAAAAGAACAGCAGCCTGAATATTGACAAAGACTATGTAAAAGGCAAATTAAGCGATATAGTAAAAGACGAAGACTTAAGCAGGTACATACTATGA
- the hslV gene encoding ATP-dependent protease subunit HslV, with the protein MFRGTTILCVRRNGSVAVAGDGQVTMGNTVLKRNAKKIRLMYNDKIAAGFSGATADAFTLFERFEAKIESYRGNIKRAAVELAKDWRTDKVLRRLEALLIIADKEHTFILSGTGDVIEPEEGVAAIGSGGPFALAAAKALFENTNLSAKDIAEKAMKIASDICIYTNSNITIEEIN; encoded by the coding sequence ATGTTTAGAGGAACAACAATACTCTGTGTGAGACGTAATGGCAGTGTTGCAGTTGCAGGAGACGGACAGGTTACAATGGGAAATACAGTCCTGAAGCGCAATGCAAAAAAAATAAGGCTTATGTATAACGATAAAATAGCCGCAGGATTTTCAGGCGCAACTGCAGATGCATTTACCTTGTTCGAACGATTCGAGGCAAAAATAGAATCATACAGGGGTAATATAAAAAGAGCTGCCGTTGAGCTTGCAAAGGACTGGAGGACAGACAAGGTATTAAGAAGACTCGAAGCGCTTTTGATAATAGCGGATAAGGAGCATACATTTATTTTATCAGGCACAGGTGATGTCATTGAGCCTGAGGAAGGCGTTGCAGCAATAGGTTCAGGCGGTCCTTTTGCGCTTGCAGCTGCAAAGGCACTCTTTGAGAATACTAATCTTTCGGCAAAAGATATAGCTGAAAAAGCAATGAAGATTGCATCGGATATCTGCATTTACACAAATTCAAACATAACAATAGAAGAGATAAACTAA